The nucleotide sequence CTGACAGAGCCGAGCATGACATCGGGCGGCAAGTGGCGAACACGAAGGCCATGGCGAGCGCCCAGCCGTTCAATGAACCAGCCCGTTTCCGCAGGGCCGTGCAAAATACGCTCGGCCGCATCGTCGATATCCGCGAAGTTATTTCGGCGCGCCGCCAGAAACCGCCGGACTTCCGCAACCGGATCGTTGACGTCCAGACCGCCCCGACTCGAAAGCGACTTAGCGCCTTCTGCCAGTGCGAGCTGCTCCTCGCGGTAGGCCGTGTAGAGCCGCAGGAATGCCTCTGCCAATCCCGGATAGCCGATTGCGATATCGCTGATTTCAAGCGGTGGGATATCGATGTCGGCAAACATCGGTTCTTTGAGAACCGCCTGCATACGGGCCGTATGATCGGCGCCGCCGTCGCCCGCCAGATCCGCGAGATCGATCTTGTACGTGCGAGCGAGCCGCAGCAGCATATCCGCCGTCACCGGCCGCTGATTGCGCTCCAGAAGCGCCACGTAAGGCGCGGATATATCCAGATCGGCTGCCATATCGGCCTGCGTCAGCCCTAGGTCACGCCGCAGCCGCCGCAGCCGCGGACCCATAAAAACCGAGCGGATTGTTGATGTCGCCATGGGCGGTCATCCTGCCAAACTAGCCAACTTGTAAAGTAATTACAGCATTACAATTAAAGTTTGTAAAGTCTGACAAGCTATCTTCAAAGCCTCTAGCGGTTTGCCGGGCAATGCGTTGAAACATTGGCAACTTCACAAGGGATCACAACCATGAATTACCAATCGCGCGGACTCACCGACCAAGCAATTCAAGGCCCGGCTTCTTACCAGAGCGAGATCGCTGCGGCTGAAACCCTCCTCAAGGACAAGGGCACATGGAACGGCGTGACCGCCGAAGCCGTCGCCCGCATGCGCCTGCAGAACCGCTTCAAGACCGGCCTGGACGTTGCCCGCTACACCGCGGACGTGATGCGCGCGGACATGGCCGCGTACGATGCGGATCCCACCAAGTACACCCAGTCGCTGGGTTGCTGGCACGGCTTCATCGCCCAGCAGAAGCTGATCTCGATCAAGAAGCATTTCGGCGGCAAGACCGACCGCCGCTATCTCTACCTGTCGGGCTGGATGATCGCAGCACTGCGTTCCGAGTTCGGTCCGCTTCCGGATCAGTCGATGCACGAGAAGACCTCGGTGCCGGCGCTGATCGAAGAACTGTACACCTTCCTGCGTCAGGCCGATCAGCGCGAACTCAACGATATCTTCCGTGAGCTCGATGCAGCACGTAAGGCCGGCGACAAGGCCAAGGAAACGGCGCTGATCGCGAAGATCGACAATTTCCAGACCCACGTCGTGCCTGTCATCGCCGACATCGACGCCGGCTTCGGCAATGCCGAGGCAACCTATCTGCTCGCCAAGAAGATGATCGAAGCAGGCGCATGCGCCCTGCAGATCGAAAATCAGGTCTCGGACGAAAAGCAGTGCGGCCATCAGGACGGCAAGGTGACTGTGCCGCACGAAGTCTTCCTCGCGAAGATCCGTGCCTGCCGCCACGCGTTCTTAGAGATGGGCGTGGACAACGGCATCATCGTGACCCGCACCGACTCGCTCGGCGCCGGCCTCACCCAGCAGATCGCTGTCAGCCACAAGCCGGGCGACCTCGGCGACCAGTACAACAGCTTCCTCGACTGCGACGAAGTTGACGCGTCCAAGATCGGTAACGGCGACGTCATCATCAGCCGCAACGGCAAGCTGCTGCGTCCGAAGCGCCTGCCGAGCAACCTGTATCAGTTCCGCTCCGGCACCGGCGTTGATCGCTGCGTGCTCGACAGCATCACCTCGCTGCAGAACGGCGCAGATCTCTTGTGGATCGAAACCGAGAAGCCGAACATCGCGCAGATCGCCGAGATGGTCGATCGGGTCCGTGAGGTGATCCCGAACGCGAAGCTGGCCTACAACAACTCGCCGTCGTTCAACTGGACGCTGAACTTCCGCTGGCAGGTGTTCGACGAGTGGAAGGCCGCCGGCAAGGACGTCAGCAAGTACAACCGTGCCGAGCTGATGAAGGTGGAATACGACAGCACGCCGCTGGCAATCGAAGCCGACGAGCTGATCCGCACCTTCCAGGCGGATTCGGCGAAGCGCGCCGGCATCTTCCACCACCTGATCACGTTGCCGACCTATCACACGGCAGCGCTGTCGACCGATAACCTCTCGAAGGAATATTTCGGCGACCAGGGCATGCTCGGCTACGTGAAGAACGTTCAGCGTGCGGAAATCCGCCAGGGTATTGCCTGCGCGAAGCACCAGAACATGGCCGGCTCCGACATCGGCGACGACCACAAGGAATACTTCGCCGGTGAAGCAGCTCTGAAGGCGGGCGGTGCCCACAACACAATGAACCAGTTCGGCTAAGATCTGGCACGACACAATCAAAAGAACAGAAATGCCCGGCCTCAAGCCGGGCATTTTTGTGTGTGGATGTTGAATGCATCCGAATCGTTTTCGTCATGGCCGGGCTTGTCCCGGCCATCAACGTCTTGTTTGATGGTCACGTTAAAACTTGGATGCCCGGGACATAGGCGCGCGGCAGCGACGCCGTTCTTCGAACGGCTATGCCCGGGCATGACGAGGAAATGGTTTGGGCCCAACGCGGTGAATTCATGCTGAAGCAATTTTCCAGATTCTGGTTTCTTATTCTCGCCGTGACATCGATCGCCTCCCCCGCCTTCGCCCAGAGTGGCGCGCGCTGCCACGGCGGGCAGAGCTTCGATCAATTTCTGACGCGACTGAAACAGGACGCTGTCGCCGCCGGAGTGTCGCAGCGCGCGATAGCCGCTGCCTCTCCCGGCATGGTGTACGACCAGGGCATCGTGAACCGCGACAGGGGCCAGCGCGTCTTCGGCCAGATCTTCACCGAGTTCGCCGGACGCATGGCGACCGAGGGGCGCAGGGTCAAAGGGCAGCAACTGATCCAGACCTACGCGCAGGCCTTTGCGCGTGCCGAGAAGGAATACGGCGTGCCGCCCGCGGTGATCGCCGCGTTCTGGGCTTTGGAAAGCGACTTCGGCGTAGTGCAAGGCAAGCTGCCGACGCTGCGCTCGCTGGTGTCGCTCGCCTATGACTGCCGCCGTTCCGAGATGTTCCGGCAGGAGACCATTGCCGCGCTGAAGATCATCGACCGCGGCGATCTTTCGCCCGCCGAGATGATCGGCTCATGGGCAGGCGAACTCGGCCAGACGCAATTCCTGCCGCGTCATTACTTCGATTACGCCGTGGACTACGATGGCGACGGCCACCGCAACATGCTGCGCAGCGCACCCGACGTGATCGGCTCGACCGCGAACTACATCGCGAATGGACTGAAGTGGCGGCGCGGCGAGCCGTGGCTGCAGGAAATCCGCGTGCCTGCGAATCTGGAGTCTCGTTTTCCTTGGGATCAGGCCGATCTCACCATCAAGCATCCGCGCTCGAAATGGGCCGCATGGGGCGTGACCTATGCCGACGGACGTCCGCTGCCGAAGGATGATCTGACCGCCTCGGTGCTCCTGCCGATGGGCCGCACCGGACCGGCGTTTCTCGCCTATCCGAATTTCGCCGCCTATACCGAATGGAATAACTCGCTGATCTATTCGACCACGGCCGGCTATCTCGCCACCCGCATCGCAGGCGCAGGTCCGATGCGAAAGCCTGCAGCGCCGGTGGCGCAATTGCCGTTCGACGAGATCAAGGAATTGCAGCAACTGCTTGCTCGGCAGGGCTACAACGTCGGCAAGATCGACGGCATTCTGGGCCAGCAAAGCCGCATCGCGATCAAGACCATGCAGGCGAAGTACGGCCTGCCCGCTGATTCGTGGCCGACTGCCGAGCTTCTGGCGCGAATGCGTGGCGGACCCGGCTGATTGTCACCGGTCAGTGCCTTGTAAGGCCACGGAGAACATCTACATCGGGTCAGCCTGACTTCACGGCAAGATTTTCCCTGAAAGGTAGCCCAACGTGTCCATCTCATTCTATGACGGCTCAGCTCCCGTTTTCATCCGCACATTGAACGCGCTTTCCGCCATTCTCACCAAGGCCGAGGCCCACGCCGCCGCGAACAAGATCGCGCCAAACGATCTGCTTGAAGCGCGGCTGCACCCGACGATGTACCCGCTGACCAAGCAGGTTCAGCTTGCATGCGATTTCTCCGGCAAGGCTTGCGCACGCTTCACGCAGACCGAACTGCCGGTGATGGCCGATACCGAGACCACCTTCGCGGAGTTGCAGGCGCGGATCAAAAAGGTTCTGTCGAACATCGAGGCGCTGCCTCCCGCCAAATATGAAGGCGCCGAAAAGCGCGAGATCACGTTTCCGGTTGGCCCCGGCAAGACCATGACCCTGACCGGCCAGCAGTTCCTCAATCACTCGGCGATGCCGCAGTTCTTTTTCCATTGCACCACCGCCTATGACATTTTGCGTCACAAGGGCGTCGAGCTCGGCAAACGTGACTTCCTCGGCGTCGCGTAAGTTACGCAGGCCGACGCACGCAGCAGATTTGCGCTGGAAAACCCGGCGACGGAGACGGCTTATGCCGTCTTCGCTTCGCGTTTGAATGAATCTTCTCCAGCATCGCGCAAACGTTGTTCCTTGATGGCGAACACATGCCTGCCATTCAACCCGGCTGAATCGACATTATTCAGTCGGTCGTGACTTGCGTTTTCTCCCGAGCGATATTTACATGCATCTGCATTGAAATCGTCTCAGGAAACCAGCCATGTCCGCTTCCAAACTTTTCGACCCCTACAAGCTCGGCGCCGTCACGCTGACAAATCGCACCGTCATGGCTCCGCTGACGCGCAACCGCGCCGTCGCGGGTTTCGTCCCCAATCCTCTCGCCATTGAATATTACGGACAGCGCGCCTCCGCTGGACTGCTCATCACCGAAGCCAGCCAGGTCTCGCAGCAGGGTCAGGGCTATCAGGACACGCCCGGCATCTATTCCAAGGAACAGGTCGCTGGCTGGCGCAAGGTCACAGACCGGGTGCACGAGCGCGGCGGTCATATCTACATCCAGCTCTGGCACGTCGGGCGTATTTCGCACACCACGTTGCAGGCCAACGGCAGCGCGCCGGTCGCCCCGTCCGCAGTTCGCGCGAAGGGCAAGACCTTCGTCGGCGGCACCTTCGCCGATGTGTCCGAGCCCCGCGCGCTCGAGCTGAGCGAGATCCCCGGCATCATCGAGAACTTCAAGCGCGCCTCTGCCAACGCGCTGGAAGCCGGCTTCGACGGCGTCGAGATTCACGGCGCGAATGGCTACCTGCTCGACCAGTTCGCCAAGGACGGCGCCAACAAGCGCACCGATGCCTACGGAGGCTCGATCGAGAACCGCGCGCGGCTGATGCTGGAAGTCTCGCAAGCCGTCGCCTCCGAGGCCGGCGCCGACCGCACCGGCATTCGCATTTCGCCAGTGACGCCCGCCAACGATATTTCCGACAGCAATCCGCAGCCGCTGTTCGATCACATCGTCGATCAGTTGAACGCACTGAAGCTGGGCTACATCCACGTCATCGAAGGCGCGACCGGCGGCCCGCGCGACATCGCGCCGTTCGACTATGACAGCCTGCGCAAGCGCTTCAGCGGCGCCTACATCGCCAACAACGGCTACGACTTCAAGCTGGCGACAGAAGTTCTGGAGAAGAACAAGGCCGACCTGATCGCATTCGGCAAGCCGTTCATTTCGAATCCCGACCTTGTGGAGCGTCTCAAGCTCGGTGCGCCGCTGAACGACTTCGACAAGGCGACGTTCTATGGCGGCGGCGCCAAGGGCTACACTGACTATCCGGTGCTCGGGCGTCAGGCGGCGGCTGAATAGGCGCTCATCGCGCATATCTTGAATCCAAAGGCCGGGAGCGATCCCGGCCTTTATCTTTAGGTGAATGGCTTACGCGGGAACCGGGTCCAGCCGCCCGGCCAGAAATCTCGTGGCGGCGCGCTCTGCCTCGCGCGCGTTCTTGAAAACGCGGCCGTCGAGCGGATTGTACTTGTGTACCGCTGCGAAGAAACGAAATCCTGATTTCTCGCGAACGACGATGCCTG is from Afipia massiliensis and encodes:
- a CDS encoding isocitrate lyase; this translates as MNYQSRGLTDQAIQGPASYQSEIAAAETLLKDKGTWNGVTAEAVARMRLQNRFKTGLDVARYTADVMRADMAAYDADPTKYTQSLGCWHGFIAQQKLISIKKHFGGKTDRRYLYLSGWMIAALRSEFGPLPDQSMHEKTSVPALIEELYTFLRQADQRELNDIFRELDAARKAGDKAKETALIAKIDNFQTHVVPVIADIDAGFGNAEATYLLAKKMIEAGACALQIENQVSDEKQCGHQDGKVTVPHEVFLAKIRACRHAFLEMGVDNGIIVTRTDSLGAGLTQQIAVSHKPGDLGDQYNSFLDCDEVDASKIGNGDVIISRNGKLLRPKRLPSNLYQFRSGTGVDRCVLDSITSLQNGADLLWIETEKPNIAQIAEMVDRVREVIPNAKLAYNNSPSFNWTLNFRWQVFDEWKAAGKDVSKYNRAELMKVEYDSTPLAIEADELIRTFQADSAKRAGIFHHLITLPTYHTAALSTDNLSKEYFGDQGMLGYVKNVQRAEIRQGIACAKHQNMAGSDIGDDHKEYFAGEAALKAGGAHNTMNQFG
- a CDS encoding lytic murein transglycosylase — encoded protein: MLKQFSRFWFLILAVTSIASPAFAQSGARCHGGQSFDQFLTRLKQDAVAAGVSQRAIAAASPGMVYDQGIVNRDRGQRVFGQIFTEFAGRMATEGRRVKGQQLIQTYAQAFARAEKEYGVPPAVIAAFWALESDFGVVQGKLPTLRSLVSLAYDCRRSEMFRQETIAALKIIDRGDLSPAEMIGSWAGELGQTQFLPRHYFDYAVDYDGDGHRNMLRSAPDVIGSTANYIANGLKWRRGEPWLQEIRVPANLESRFPWDQADLTIKHPRSKWAAWGVTYADGRPLPKDDLTASVLLPMGRTGPAFLAYPNFAAYTEWNNSLIYSTTAGYLATRIAGAGPMRKPAAPVAQLPFDEIKELQQLLARQGYNVGKIDGILGQQSRIAIKTMQAKYGLPADSWPTAELLARMRGGPG
- a CDS encoding DUF1993 domain-containing protein; translation: MSFYDGSAPVFIRTLNALSAILTKAEAHAAANKIAPNDLLEARLHPTMYPLTKQVQLACDFSGKACARFTQTELPVMADTETTFAELQARIKKVLSNIEALPPAKYEGAEKREITFPVGPGKTMTLTGQQFLNHSAMPQFFFHCTTAYDILRHKGVELGKRDFLGVA
- a CDS encoding alkene reductase — encoded protein: MSASKLFDPYKLGAVTLTNRTVMAPLTRNRAVAGFVPNPLAIEYYGQRASAGLLITEASQVSQQGQGYQDTPGIYSKEQVAGWRKVTDRVHERGGHIYIQLWHVGRISHTTLQANGSAPVAPSAVRAKGKTFVGGTFADVSEPRALELSEIPGIIENFKRASANALEAGFDGVEIHGANGYLLDQFAKDGANKRTDAYGGSIENRARLMLEVSQAVASEAGADRTGIRISPVTPANDISDSNPQPLFDHIVDQLNALKLGYIHVIEGATGGPRDIAPFDYDSLRKRFSGAYIANNGYDFKLATEVLEKNKADLIAFGKPFISNPDLVERLKLGAPLNDFDKATFYGGGAKGYTDYPVLGRQAAAE